Genomic segment of Candidatus Aminicenantes bacterium:
TTCGCCGTTGGCCGGCACCCCGAACCGCGTAGATCTTCCCGGAGTCGGGAGACAATCAAGTAAAAAGCCAATCGGGAATGGAGAGTATTTAAACGGCCAGGCGCCGCTCGTTCTTGATCGAGTTGAGGACGATGTGGGTGACCGTCCGGGCGACCTGTCTCATGCCGTTGATCTTTTTCAGGAACGTGTTGAGATCCTCGCGGCCGCGGAAATGGGCCACCACGAGCGAATCCCACTCCCCCGTGACGTCGAGGACCAGGGCCACGTGCGGGTCGCGAGCGATCTGGCGCTGGGCCTCCAGGAGCCGGCCCTGATTGATCCGCAGCGAGACGACCACGGTCAGGTCGAACCCAAACGCGGCCGGGTCGACGACAGGGATGTATCCGCTGATGGCGCCGGAGGCTTCCAGCTTCTTGATGCCGCGGATGACCGCGGTGGTGGAAGTGCCCAGCTCCTTGGCCATCTCGCGGTAGCTCTTGCGGGCGTTGGCGTTCAGAGCTCGGACCAGCTTTCTATCCA
This window contains:
- a CDS encoding Lrp/AsnC family transcriptional regulator; amino-acid sequence: MIEAMDRKLVRALNANARKSYREMAKELGTSTTAVIRGIKKLEASGAISGYIPVVDPAAFGFDLTVVVSLRINQGRLLEAQRQIARDPHVALVLDVTGEWDSLVVAHFRGREDLNTFLKKINGMRQVARTVTHIVLNSIKNERRLAV